A genomic region of Phragmites australis chromosome 2, lpPhrAust1.1, whole genome shotgun sequence contains the following coding sequences:
- the LOC133895811 gene encoding uncharacterized protein LOC133895811, whose translation MKRTRAQQPKVQEPQDPAAANANPKPQRRAKQPRQPKGAAKKPTAAACSEAIAVAVAAAAVAANAAASPGSEMAPTGPNVCSAREGEADAQTVEWDLDSGISNGSWWTWGVEEEKLLGWFPFVEEDFRCLGGRGGDAEMATFDDDIWRIHQIYEIPNYAAK comes from the coding sequence atgaAGCGAACCAGAGCGCAGCAGCCCAAGGTCCAGGAGCCGCAAGACCCCGCCGCCGCGAACGCCAACCCCAAGCCCCAGCGCCGCGCCAAGCAGCCGAGGCAGCCCAAGGGTGCGGCCAAGAAACCCACCGCGGCGGCTTGCAGCGAAGCGATCGCGGTCGCGGTCGCGGCCGCTGCCGTCGCGGCTAATGCCGCTGCGTCTCCCGGGTCGGAGATGGCGCCCACCGGGCCGAACGTGTGCAGCGCCAGGGAGGGGGAGGCGGACGCCCAGACAGTTGAGTGGGACCTCGACAGCGGCATCAGCAACGGGTCGTGGTGGACGTGGGgcgtggaggaggagaagctgcTCGGGTGGTTCCCCTTCGTCGAGGAGGACTTCCGGTGcctcggcggccgcggcggcgacgccGAGATGGCCACCTTCGACGACGACATTTGGCGGATTCACCAAATCTACGAGATACCCAATTACGCCGCAAAGTGA